A single window of Balaenoptera ricei isolate mBalRic1 chromosome 15, mBalRic1.hap2, whole genome shotgun sequence DNA harbors:
- the PERCC1 gene encoding protein PERCC1, whose product MAAGVIWPLCDFRLPLPSHGPFLPSDPEPLDTSEEEEEEEEEEEEEEEEEEELEVEGPEGHSPAPQSSGWAPEVAPLDPSGPETPLQLLRFSELISGDIQRYFGHKDRGQDPDTCDIYADVHTASSSARELSCTNLVRLAQGEAPEDNEATEPGVCSPGAPEGQACGPGLGGEGPQPLGPLAELFDYGLRQYSGPRAAAGRRLRLEKKYGHITPMTQRKLPPSFWKEPAPSPLGLLHPGTPDFSDLLASWSAEAGPELLGWGGQALEGVQLAEA is encoded by the coding sequence ATGGCCGCAGGCGTGATCTGGCCTCTCTGTGACTTCCGGCTGCCTCTGCCGTCCCACGGGCCCTTCCTGCCCTCAGACCCGGAGCCCCTAGACActtctgaggaggaggaggaggaggaggaggaggaggaggaggaggaggaggaggaagaggagctggAAGTCGAGGGGCCAGAGGGCCACAGCCCGGCCCCCCAGAGCTCAGGTTGGGCCCCAGAAGTGGCCCCTCTGGACCCCAGTGGCCCAGAGACGCCGCTGCAGCTCCTGCGGTTCTCCGAGCTCATCAGTGGCGACATCCAGCGGTACTTTGGCCACAAGGACCGGGGGCAGGACCCCGACACCTGCGACATCTACGCTGATGTCCACACGGCCAGCAGCTCAGCCAGGGAGCTCTCCTGCACCAACCTGGTGCGCCTGGCCCAGGGCGAGGCCCCAGAAGACAACGAGGCCACTGAGCCCGGGGTCTGCTCCCCTGGGGCCCCTGAGGGGCAGGCGTGCGGGCCGGGCCTCGGTGGGGAAGGGCCGCAGCCGCTGGGACCCCTGGCCGAGCTCTTCGACTACGGGCTGCGGCAGTACTCGGGGCCCAGGGCTGCGGCCGGCCGCCGACTCAGGCTGGAGAAGAAGTATGGCCACATCACCCCCATGACCCAAaggaagcttcccccctccttcTGGAAGGAGCCGGCACCCAGCCCCCTGGGTCTGCTGCACCCCGGCACGCCTGACTTCAGCGACCTGCTGGCCAGCTGGTCAGCAGAGGCCGGCCCCGAGTTGCTGGGCTGGGGGGGCCAGGCCCTGGAGGGGGTGCAACTGGCTGAGGCCTAG
- the CCDC154 gene encoding LOW QUALITY PROTEIN: coiled-coil domain-containing protein 154 (The sequence of the model RefSeq protein was modified relative to this genomic sequence to represent the inferred CDS: inserted 2 bases in 1 codon; substituted 1 base at 1 genomic stop codon): MRPSFMCGAGGQCPSGDTPEGDAGERLRHPQVGKHLGPPHTHGREAPGHCILVHIAPGAAAEPSGKALFPSPCILATILVCKLRQTPRYLLIEPADSNPSSGTSPPSQPGTITPEDLELLLEEGLASSEPLSLEEISERYESICLPSTASVTEQDTPKRWKQLEQWVADLQAEVVLLRGHKACCEHTTLSLLRELLQVHACLQLQXTQLKRLQQAAQAPEKEALQFPSLQNQNQMQTLNKRLVEVREALTQIRRKQALQDSERKGAEQEASLRLSELTEKLKQEERDREVTCGALQKSQEEASQRVDHEVARMQAQMTKLREEMSLRFLRREAKLCSFLQKSFLALEKRMKASESARLRVESSLQEELESKWQQLWELDTECTRALQGQRQQEECHLLEQCRGLDKAVVQLTEFVRQNQASLSHVLLAEQKAWDAKGQLENSRAGELATYLQESLEAMQLASELAQQEMHSALELLREKSQALEVSVAELVRQVKDMSDHFLALSWRLDLQEQTLSLRLCEVQSEWGVAEQXWQEGLARCREEAEAHLREVQQRVDILPQQIEAVANRCILHKSDSDLKISTEAKAREFEGEAVRQELAALLSSVQLLREGNPGRKIAEIQGKLATFQNQMMKLESSIQDNKTIQNLKFNTETKRRTEEMATLRSSVMHLWSEEGPWALTLGSRRVLMSLVRQQFFIKDVAPDEVVPVNHWGVYQAVRWLQWKAVLMKLVARRRPRAVWEKPLG, encoded by the exons ATGCGGCCCTCCTTCATGTGTGGTGCAGGTGGGCAGTGCCCCAGCGGGGACACCCCTGAGGGAGATGCAGGCGAGAGGCTCAGACACCCACAGGTGGGGAAGCACCTGGGGCCGCCCCACACCCATGGGAGGGAGGCCCCTGGCCACTGCATCCTTGTCCACATtgctcctggggctgctgcagAGCCCTCAGGGAAGGCactctttccctccccctgcATCCTGGCCACCATCCTTGTCTGCAAGCTCAG GCAAACCCCAAGGTACCTTCTTATAGAGCCGGCAGACAGCAACCCCTCATCAGGGACCTCGCCACCCTCCCAGCCGGGCACCATCACCCCGGAGGACCTGGAGCTCCTCCTGGAGGAAGGGCTGGCCAGCTCCGAGCCCTTGAGTCTGGAAGAGATCTCGGAGAGATATGAGTCAATTTGCCTGCCTTCCACCGCTTCGGTCACAGAGCAGGACACCCCCAAGCGCTGGAAGCAGCTGGAGCAGTG GGTGGCCGACCTGCAGGCCGAGGTGGTGTTGCTGCGGGGACACAAGGCCTGCTGCGAGCACACCACGCTGAGCCTGCTGCGGGAGCTGCTGCAGGTGCACGCCTGCTTGCAGCTGCA GACTCAGCTGAAGAGGCTGCAGCAGGCGGCTCAGGCCCCCGAGAAGGAGGCTCTCCAG TTCCCCAGCCTGCAGAACCAGAACCAGATGCAGACCCTGAACAAGAG GCTGGTGGAGGTCCGGGAGGCCCTGACCCAGATCAGGAGGAAGCAGGCGCTCCAGGACTCTGAGCGGAAGGGCGCCGAGCAGGAGGCCAGCCTTAG GTTGTCTGAGCTGACCGAGAAGCTGAAGCAGGAGGAAAGGGACCGGGAGGTGACCTGTGGGGCCCTGCAGAAGAGCCAGGAGGAGGCCAGCCAGAGGGTGGACCATGAGGTGGCCAGGATGCAG GCCCAGATGACCAAGCTCAGGGAGGAGATGAGCCTCCGCTTTCTCAGGAGGGAGGCCAAGCTATGCAGCTTCCTACAGAAGAGCTTTCTGGCCCTGGAGAAG AGGATGAAGGCCTCAGAGAGCGCACGGCTGCGGGTGGAGAGCAGCCTGCAGGAGGAGCTGGAGAGCAAGTGGCAGCAACTCTGGGAGCTGGACACAGAGTGCACTCGGGCCCTGCAGGGGCAGAGGCAG CAGGAAGAGTGCCACCTCCTGGAGCAGTGTCGGGGCCTGGACAAGGCTGTGGTCCAGCTGACCGAGTTCGTGCGTCAGAACCAAGCATCGCTGAGCCATGTCCTGCTGGCCGAGCAGAAGGCCTG GGATGCTAAGGGGCAGTTGGAGAACAGCCGGGCCGGGGAGCTGGCTACCTACCTACAGGAGAGCCTGGAGGCCATGCAGCTGGCCAGCGAGCTGGCCCAGCAGGAGATGCACAGTGCCCTGGAGCTG CTCCGAGAGAAGAGCCAGGCCCTGGAGGTGTCCGTGGCTGAGCTGGTCAGGCAGGTGAAGGACATGAGTGACCACTTCCTGGCCCTGAGCTGGAGGCTGGACCTGCAGGAGCAGACGCTGAGCCTGAGGCTGTGCGAG GTACAGAGTGAGTGGGGAGTTGCAGAGCAGTGATGGCAGGAAGGCCTGGCCCGGTGTCGAGAGGAGGCCGAGGCGCATCTACGGGAGGTGCAGCAGAGAGTGGACATCCTGCCCCAGCAG ATAGAGGCCGTCGCCAACAGGTGCATCCTTCACAAGAGTGACTCAGATCTCAAGATCTCCACCGAGGCCAAAGCCAG AGAGTTCGAGGGCGAGGCcgtgaggcaggagctggctgctCTGCTGTCCTCTGTGCAGCTGCTCAGAGAGGGCAACCCCGGGCGGAAGATCGCCGAGATCCAGGGCAAGCTGGCCACG TTTCAGAACCAAATGATGAAGTTGGAAAGCAGCATCCAGGACAACAAGACCATCCAGAATCTCAAGTTTAATACAGAAACCAAGCGG CGCACAGAGGAGATGGCCACTCTGCGGTCAAGCGTGATGCACCTGTGGAGCGAGGAGGGCCCCTGGGCCCTGACACTAGGCAGCAGGAGGGTCCTCATGTCCCTGGTGAGGCAGCAGTTCTTCATCAAGGACGTGGCCCCTGACGAGGTGGTCCCCGTGAACCACTGGGGCGTGTATCAGGCCGTGAG GTGGCTGCAGTGGAAAGCGGTCCTCATGAAGCTGGTGGCCCGGCGGAGGCCGAGGGCGGTCTGGGAGAAGCCCCTCGGCTAG